The genomic region CGAGTTGTTCGCACAGCGTCCGCATGGCGCGCACCGCCGCCGGCCTCGACAGCAGAGACGCGTCCAGCTTCACCAGGTCGGGCGCGAGATCCGCAAGCACCCGCAGGGGTACGTCACCGTCGCCGATACCGTCCGCGCAGATCCGGAAGCCGTCGTCCCGCAGCACCGCCACCGCTTCGAGCAGCGCCTGACGCGGAACGTGGGTGAAGGGCGGGCAGACGTCGACCGTCACCTCCCACGGCATGCGCCCGGCCTCCCGCACCGCGTCCCGCAGCGAAGCGAGTCCGCCGAGATCCGCGAGGGTCCCGGCGAACACGTTGACGTGCAGCGGCAGCAGCGTCTCCTGACGGGCCGCCGCGCGGATCGCCAACGCGGCCAGCCGACCGTCGAGTTCGGGATCCCGGCGCGCCTGCGCGATGACGTCACCGCTCTCCGGCCGGGCGAGGATCTCCAGCGCCGTGACCCCTCCGGTCGTCAGATTGACGACCGGCTGGAAGGCGAAGCGGAGAGTATCCGACCAGGAGGGCACGAAAGCATAATGACGCCACCGGCGTACGCCCAGGCGCAGTTCACGAGCTGTTCACGCACGATTTCGAGCTGATCACACAGCGTGCGTACGACTTGCGCACGACACCCCGGACGCCTCACTTGACGGCTATCACGGACGAGCCGTGCCCGAACAGCCCCTGGTTCGCGGTGATCCCCACCCGCGCACCCGCGACCTGCCGGTCACCCGCCGCACCTCGCAACTGCCAGGTGAGCTCGCAGACCTGGGCGATGGCCTGCGCCGGAACGGCCTCTCCGAAGGAGGCGAGTCCGCCGCTGGCGTTCACCGGTATTCGCCCTCCCGGTGCCGTCGCGCCCTCCCACAGCAGCTTGGCCGCCTCGCCCTCGGCGCACAGCCCCAGATCTTCGTACCACTGCAACTCCAGGGCCGTGGACAGGTCGTAGACCTCGGCGAGCGAGAGATCCTCCGGGCCGATGCCGGCCTCTTCGTACGCGGCCCGCGCGATCGACGCGCGGAACGTGTCGGCCGCGGGCTCCGCCGCCACCGCGGAGTCCGTCGCGATGTCGGGAAGGTCGAGCACGGTGTTGGGATAGCGCGGCGTCACCGTGGACACCGCGCGGATCCGCACCGGGTCCGCCGCCCCGTGGCGGCGGGCGAACTCCATGCTGGACAGCACGAGCGCCGCCGCCCCGTCCGAGGTCGCGCAGATGTCGAGCAGCCGCAGCGGATCCGCGACGACGGCGGAGGCGGCGACCTCCTCGGCCGTGACCCGCTTGCGGTAGCGGGCATGGGGATTCAGTGCCCCCAGTGCCGCGTTCTTCACCTTGACCTGCGCGAAGTCCTCCAGCGTGTCCCCGTGGACGGCCATCCGCCGTCGCGCGTACAGCCCGAAGTACGTCGGATTCGTCGCCCCCAGGACCCGGAACCGCAGCCAGTCCGGATCGTCGGGCCGGTCCCCGCCCGCAGGCCGGAAGAACCCCTTCGGCGCCGCGTCCGCGCCGACCACCAGGACCACGTCCGCGAGCCCCGAAAGGATCTGCGCCCGCGCGGTGTTGACGGCCTGCGCCCCCGACGCGCACGCCGCGTACACACTCGCGACCCGGGCGCCCTGCCAGCCCAGCGCCTTGGCGAACGTCGCTCCCGCCACATACCCCGGATATCCGCCACGGACCGTGTCCGCTCCGACGATCGAGCCGACGTCCCGCCAGTCGACGTCCGCGTCGGACAGCGCCGCGCGCGCGGCCACCGTCCCGTACTCCACGAAGCCGCGCCCCCACTTGCCCCAGGGGTGCATGCCCGCGCCGAGCACCGCCACCTCACCCGTCATGCCGTCACCCCCGTCGGCCGCCAGTGCCAGGTCGTCCAGGTCGTCTCCGCGTCCTCGTTGAGCACGCCCGGGACGACCTCCACCTCCATGCCCACCGTCAGATCGGCGACGGTGACCCCGGGAACGGTCTGCCCGAGCACCACGAGTCGTTCGGATTTCAGTTCCACAGCGATCAACGCGTACGGCCGCCATTCGAGTTCCCGGTCGGACACATACGGTGACGGTGGCCGGTATCGGCTGTCCGTGTACGACCACACACGGCCGCGCCGGGACAGCGGGATTTCCTCCAGATCACCGCCGGGGCAACCCGGATTGCGGCAGAAGGCGTCCTCCCTGGGGAAGAACACCGACGCGCAGGCCGAGCAGCGTGTGCCGAGAAGCCGGAACGCGTCTCCCTCGCCGGTGAACCAGCCGGGGACCACGGGTGTACGGGTGCGCGACAAGATCCCTCCACGGCACTGGATCTGACGGAACGTCAGAAGTGTGCCACGAGCGGAGCCGATTGGGCAGGGCGGCGAAGCGCCTCACGGAGAACCTTGTCCGGTCCTCCACGGAGAACCGACCGGGCCTCCTGAGCGTCGGAGTATCGGTAGGGACGGCCGGGGCCCACGGGGGTGGTTCCGGCCGTCCCTCGCCCCTGCGTCACGCGGGTCGCTCTGCCCCGGCCGTATACGGCCGCCCGATCGGGCGCGGACTATATCCGATCGCTTCCCCTGGGTAACCCGCAACTGGTAGACGCAGGTGGCATGACACGACTCCCCACCGTGGTACGCGGCCTCGCCGGCACGCTCGCCGCCCTGCTGGCCGTCACCGCCGCCCCCGCGACCGCCCGGGCCACGCCCGAACAGAAGGCCCCCGACGACTTCGTGGCCCTGAGGTCCGTGGACCGCACGATCATCGAGGAGATCCGCTACTTCACCCCGCACACCTTCATGGGCGAGCCCGTCGACGGCTACCGGCAGCCGCTCTGCGTCCTCACCAGACCCACCGCCGAGGCCCTCCACAAGGCTCAGCAGCGACTGCTGCGGCAGGGCTACTCCCTGAAGGTGTACGACTGCTATCGGCCCCAACGCGCGGTGGACCACTTCGTCCGCTGGGCCAAGGACCTCGAAGACCAGGCCATGAAGGGCGAGTTCTACCCGAACGTCGACAAGACGCGCCTCTTCGAGGACGGGTACATCGCCGAGAAGTCCGGCCACAGCCGCGGCTCGACCATGGACCTCACCCTGGTGAAACTCCCGGCGAAGCCGACCCGGCCGTACGTCCCCGGGGAGCCCCTCATGCCCTGCTTCGCGCCCCAGGGCGAGCGTTTCCCGGACAACTCCGTGGACATGGGCACCGGTTACGACTGCTTCGACACCCTGTCGCACACCCTCGACCCGCGCATCCAGGGACAGCAGCGCGCCAACAGGCTGCTCCTGAAGGACACCCTCGAAGGTCTCGGTTTCGTGAACCTGGCCGAGGAGTGGTGGCACTTCACGTACAAGCCCGAGCGGTACCCCGACACCTTTTTCGACTTCCCGGTGTCGACGAAATCCCTCATCCGTTCCCCCTGAGGTGGCCCGCGGAGACGACCTTGTGATCATCGGATACAGTCCCGGGCGTGTCCCCAACCAAGATCCCGTCCGCCAACTCCGCGCCGGACTCCCACTGTTCGAGCTGCGGAGCATCCTACGGAGAGGGCGTCTCCGGCTGGCCCCGCACCTGCTCCTCCTGCGGCACCACGGCCTACCGCAACCCGACTCCGGTGGCGGTGGCCCTGCAGCCCGTGTACGACACACAGGGCGCGGCCCTGGTCGTCATCACCCGAACCATCGCTCCCGCGCGCGGGGGCATCGCCCTGCCCGGAGGGTTCATCGA from Streptomyces sp. NBC_00878 harbors:
- a CDS encoding lipid-transfer protein, encoding MTGEVAVLGAGMHPWGKWGRGFVEYGTVAARAALSDADVDWRDVGSIVGADTVRGGYPGYVAGATFAKALGWQGARVASVYAACASGAQAVNTARAQILSGLADVVLVVGADAAPKGFFRPAGGDRPDDPDWLRFRVLGATNPTYFGLYARRRMAVHGDTLEDFAQVKVKNAALGALNPHARYRKRVTAEEVAASAVVADPLRLLDICATSDGAAALVLSSMEFARRHGAADPVRIRAVSTVTPRYPNTVLDLPDIATDSAVAAEPAADTFRASIARAAYEEAGIGPEDLSLAEVYDLSTALELQWYEDLGLCAEGEAAKLLWEGATAPGGRIPVNASGGLASFGEAVPAQAIAQVCELTWQLRGAAGDRQVAGARVGITANQGLFGHGSSVIAVK
- a CDS encoding M15 family metallopeptidase, with the translated sequence MTRLPTVVRGLAGTLAALLAVTAAPATARATPEQKAPDDFVALRSVDRTIIEEIRYFTPHTFMGEPVDGYRQPLCVLTRPTAEALHKAQQRLLRQGYSLKVYDCYRPQRAVDHFVRWAKDLEDQAMKGEFYPNVDKTRLFEDGYIAEKSGHSRGSTMDLTLVKLPAKPTRPYVPGEPLMPCFAPQGERFPDNSVDMGTGYDCFDTLSHTLDPRIQGQQRANRLLLKDTLEGLGFVNLAEEWWHFTYKPERYPDTFFDFPVSTKSLIRSP
- a CDS encoding Zn-ribbon domain-containing OB-fold protein, which produces MVPGWFTGEGDAFRLLGTRCSACASVFFPREDAFCRNPGCPGGDLEEIPLSRRGRVWSYTDSRYRPPSPYVSDRELEWRPYALIAVELKSERLVVLGQTVPGVTVADLTVGMEVEVVPGVLNEDAETTWTTWHWRPTGVTA